Proteins found in one Brevibacillus brevis genomic segment:
- the moaD gene encoding molybdopterin converting factor subunit 1, with the protein MTITILLFAGLAERANAREVQLTLSEGATVSDLLQAVEKEYPALSALLGSCFVSINHEYATKNQIISADDEIALLPPVSGGEEDPRFAITEEPISADKLVRLVSNPHAGAILTFVGTVREFTHGQRTVYLSYEAYAPMAVEKMKQVAAEIEERWPGAQVAMHHRIGHLTVEEIAVVCAVATAHRNESFEAGRYAIERLKQIVPIWKKEMWEDGSEWKGHQQGPWNPLAMPEGKVE; encoded by the coding sequence TTGACCATTACAATCTTGTTATTTGCCGGACTCGCCGAACGTGCGAATGCCCGGGAAGTACAGTTGACCTTATCTGAAGGCGCGACCGTTAGCGACCTTCTGCAAGCAGTGGAAAAAGAATATCCTGCGCTCTCTGCGCTTTTGGGCAGTTGCTTTGTTTCTATCAACCACGAATATGCAACGAAAAATCAGATCATTTCAGCCGATGACGAGATTGCCCTCTTACCTCCAGTAAGCGGCGGAGAAGAAGACCCGCGCTTTGCCATTACCGAGGAGCCTATTTCTGCGGACAAGCTCGTTCGATTGGTGAGCAACCCGCATGCGGGCGCAATTCTTACTTTTGTCGGAACTGTTCGGGAATTTACCCATGGGCAGCGCACCGTGTATTTGTCCTATGAAGCGTATGCCCCTATGGCTGTTGAAAAAATGAAGCAGGTGGCAGCTGAGATCGAGGAACGCTGGCCGGGAGCCCAAGTCGCGATGCACCATCGTATCGGTCATTTGACTGTGGAAGAGATTGCGGTTGTTTGTGCCGTGGCAACAGCGCATCGTAATGAATCATTTGAAGCAGGCCGTTATGCCATCGAGCGACTCAAGCAGATCGTTCCTATTTGGAAAAAAGAAATGTGGGAAGATGGAAGCGAATGGAAGGGCCATCAGCAAGGACCATGGAATCCTCTTGCGATGCCAGAAGGAAAGGTGGAGTAA
- a CDS encoding sensor histidine kinase, which produces MKKRSPEHSYVLLKKIVSVVGLCVVFALCGLGAYGITTLFYSYTGYHPNNLVKTLVQSVLNCILFIGVGIIISFFTMSRHRGRFQPLIDALRRIAMGDFRVNLDIKLAHEWGELVDGINHVAEQLNEMEKLRQEFISNVSHEIQSPLTSISGFARALHNERLSQEERKRYLEIIESESKRLSKISDNLLKLTALEGIQHDLERKRYRLDTQLRALILACEPQWVAKEIELDIDLEKVEIVADEDMLSQVWTNLLGNSIKFTGAGGKISVKLEKVNGEVLVKITDTGIGISKENQERIFERFFKADPSRNRANSGSGLGLAIVKKIMDLHHATIVVDSEVGKGTTFTITFVQTA; this is translated from the coding sequence ATGAAAAAGAGAAGTCCAGAACATTCCTATGTTTTGCTGAAAAAAATCGTCAGTGTGGTGGGCTTATGTGTTGTTTTTGCCTTGTGCGGCCTAGGTGCATACGGGATTACGACTCTCTTTTATAGCTATACGGGCTATCATCCCAATAATCTTGTAAAAACGTTGGTCCAATCCGTTTTGAACTGCATCCTGTTTATTGGGGTAGGAATAATTATTTCTTTCTTCACCATGTCAAGGCATCGGGGCAGGTTTCAACCATTGATTGATGCGCTTAGACGGATTGCCATGGGGGATTTTCGGGTCAATCTGGATATCAAGCTGGCCCATGAATGGGGGGAGTTGGTGGACGGCATCAACCATGTGGCGGAACAATTAAATGAAATGGAGAAGCTGCGGCAGGAGTTCATCTCCAATGTTTCCCACGAAATCCAATCGCCTTTGACGTCCATCAGCGGGTTTGCTCGCGCCCTGCATAATGAAAGACTTAGCCAAGAAGAGCGTAAACGCTACTTGGAGATTATCGAGTCGGAAAGCAAGCGACTGTCCAAGATCAGCGACAACCTGCTTAAGCTCACTGCACTAGAGGGCATCCAGCATGATTTGGAGCGGAAGCGATATCGGTTGGACACGCAACTACGCGCACTTATCCTTGCATGCGAGCCCCAATGGGTGGCGAAAGAGATTGAACTGGACATAGACTTGGAAAAAGTCGAAATCGTGGCAGACGAGGATATGCTGAGTCAAGTCTGGACCAACTTGCTTGGGAACAGCATCAAATTCACAGGGGCAGGCGGGAAAATCAGCGTAAAGCTGGAGAAGGTAAACGGAGAAGTACTCGTGAAAATAACCGACACAGGAATCGGGATTTCCAAGGAAAATCAGGAGCGCATTTTCGAAAGATTTTTCAAGGCGGACCCATCGCGGAATCGAGCCAATTCGGGCAGTGGTCTGGGGCTGGCGATTGTGAAAAAAATAATGGATTTGCATCATGCGACGATCGTCGTGGATAGTGAAGTAGGGAAAGGTACCACGTTTACGATTACATTTGTTCAAACGGCGTAA
- a CDS encoding ThiF family adenylyltransferase — protein MDTRYSRQILFHPIGRSGQEKLGQSRVAIVGMGALGTVLSNHMVRAGVGFVRIIDRDFVEPSNLQRQMLYDESDAAEHLPKAIAAHAKLTKINAAVTIEPIVADLTAYNAEELLADVDLVLDATDNFQVRYLVNDVCVKHGIPWVYGGAVSATGTFTAIRPGVTPCLRCLFPEAPNPGEMPTCDTAGVIGPIIHIVASYQATEAFKLLVDAIDELNPNLEHFEIWHNRHQQIKVVNARRDDCPTCGQKQFSFLQPDTQDGQAVSLCGRDTVQISPAAAMTLDLNALAARLSPLGQIEQNKFLLRFRVDTYTLVIFPDGRVLVQGTDDVSLARSLHAKYIGA, from the coding sequence TTGGATACTCGCTATTCCCGTCAAATATTGTTTCATCCAATCGGGCGCAGTGGACAGGAAAAGCTCGGGCAAAGCCGTGTTGCGATCGTCGGCATGGGAGCGCTCGGAACGGTTCTCTCCAATCATATGGTCCGTGCTGGGGTAGGTTTTGTCCGCATCATTGACCGCGACTTCGTCGAGCCGAGCAACCTACAGCGTCAAATGCTCTACGACGAATCCGATGCAGCCGAGCATTTGCCAAAAGCAATTGCAGCCCACGCCAAGCTGACAAAGATCAATGCAGCTGTTACGATCGAACCGATTGTCGCAGACCTCACCGCTTACAATGCGGAGGAATTGCTGGCAGACGTCGATCTTGTTCTGGATGCGACAGATAATTTTCAGGTGAGATACCTCGTAAACGATGTTTGCGTCAAACATGGCATTCCGTGGGTGTACGGTGGCGCTGTGAGTGCGACCGGAACCTTTACCGCGATTCGTCCGGGGGTCACGCCTTGCTTGCGCTGTCTTTTCCCTGAAGCGCCAAACCCGGGTGAGATGCCTACCTGTGACACGGCTGGCGTCATCGGACCTATCATTCACATCGTCGCCTCCTATCAGGCAACAGAAGCATTCAAGCTGTTAGTAGACGCAATCGATGAACTCAATCCGAATTTGGAGCACTTTGAGATTTGGCATAATCGCCATCAGCAAATCAAGGTGGTCAATGCCCGCCGAGACGATTGTCCGACATGCGGGCAGAAGCAATTTTCGTTTTTACAGCCGGATACCCAAGATGGACAAGCCGTTTCGCTTTGTGGTCGAGACACCGTACAAATCTCGCCCGCCGCTGCAATGACACTTGATCTGAACGCATTGGCAGCAAGACTTTCCCCTTTGGGACAAATTGAGCAGAACAAGTTTTTGCTGCGTTTCCGTGTCGATACGTACACGCTCGTCATTTTCCCAGATGGTCGCGTCCTCGTGCAAGGCACAGATGACGTCAGCCTGGCACGTTCGCTCCATGCCAAGTATATCGGCGCGTAA